A single window of Gossypium arboreum isolate Shixiya-1 chromosome 13, ASM2569848v2, whole genome shotgun sequence DNA harbors:
- the LOC108464352 gene encoding glycine-rich RNA-binding protein RZ1A has product MSEDIEYRCFIGNLSWATTDRGLKDAFEKFGNLLDAKVAVDKFSGRSRGFGFVSFDDKAAMEEAIEAMNGMDLDGRNITVDKAKPHQGSGRDSDGDRSRDHGRDHDRDRNRGYDSGRGSHGGECFKCGKPGHFARECPSDGGKYGGRVDRYGGGGGSSNGRYGPDRNGDRSGGRSRDGGSRGGAGAGGDRYNRDRSGPYERRGTGGHRS; this is encoded by the exons ATGTCAGAAGACATAGAATACCGCTGTTTTATTGGTAATCTTTCATGGGCAACAACAGATAGGGGCCTAAAAGATGCATTTGAAAAGTTTGGAAATCTTCTTGACGCTAAG GTTGCTGTTGACAAGTTTTCTGGCCGTTCTCGTGGATTTGGGTTCGTCTCTTTTGATGATAAAGCAGCAATGGAGGAAGCTATTGAAGCAATGAATGGAATGGATTTGGATGGCCGGAATATAACTGTTGATAAAGCTAAGCCTCATCAAGGGTCAGGTAGAGATTCTGATGGTGACCGTAGCCGCGATCATGGACGTGATCATGACCGTGATCGTAACCGGGGCTATGATAGTGGGCGTGGATCACATGGTGGGGAGTGTTTTAAGTGTGGTAAACCTGGACACTTTGCTAGGGAGTGTCCTAGTGACGGGGGTAAATATGGTGGTAGGGTGGATCGTTATGGTGGAGGTGGTGGCAGCAGCAATGGTCGTTATGGTCCTGACCGGAATGGAGATCGATCTGGTGGGCGCAGCAGGGATGGAGGTAGTCGTGGGGGTGCTGGAGCTGGAGGTGATAGATATAATCGTGATCGTTCTGGACCATATGAGCGTCGTGGAACTGGAGGTCATCGTTCATAA